In Methylobacterium aquaticum, the following are encoded in one genomic region:
- a CDS encoding MauE/DoxX family redox-associated membrane protein, which yields MQATAGRKAALYRMVMPGHVCPYGLKAKDLLERQGFSVEDRWLTTREQTDAFKAEHGVKSTPQTFIDGERVGGFDDLRRHFGKASDDPDATTYRPVVAVFSMTALMALAASDAVYGTPLTTRAAEWFVAFSMCVLALLKLQDVETFSSMFLGYDLLGQRWVRYAYAYPFLEGIAGILMVAGVLDWISIPVALFIGTVGAVSVFKAVYLDRREIKCACVGGSSKVPLGFVSLTENVMMVAMAVWMLAMGH from the coding sequence ATGCAAGCCACCGCCGGCCGCAAGGCCGCCCTCTACCGCATGGTCATGCCCGGGCATGTCTGCCCCTACGGCCTGAAGGCCAAGGACCTCCTGGAACGCCAGGGATTCTCGGTCGAGGACCGTTGGCTCACCACCCGCGAGCAGACCGACGCCTTCAAGGCCGAGCACGGGGTCAAGTCGACGCCCCAGACCTTCATCGACGGCGAGCGGGTCGGCGGCTTCGACGACCTGCGACGGCACTTCGGCAAGGCGTCCGACGACCCGGACGCCACGACCTACCGGCCCGTCGTCGCGGTGTTCTCGATGACCGCGCTGATGGCCCTGGCGGCGAGCGACGCGGTCTACGGCACCCCGCTGACCACCCGGGCGGCGGAGTGGTTCGTCGCCTTCAGCATGTGCGTGCTCGCGCTCCTGAAGCTCCAGGACGTCGAGACGTTCTCGTCGATGTTCCTGGGCTACGACCTGCTGGGGCAGCGCTGGGTGCGCTACGCCTATGCCTACCCGTTCCTGGAGGGCATCGCCGGCATCCTGATGGTGGCGGGCGTCCTGGACTGGATCTCGATCCCGGTGGCCCTGTTCATCGGCACGGTCGGGGCGGTCTCGGTGTTCAAGGCGGTCTACCTCGACAGGCGCGAGATCAAGTGCGCCTGCGTCGGCGGGTCGAGCAAGGTGCCGCTCGGCTTCGTCTCGCTCACCGAGAACGTGATGATGGTCGCCATGGCGGTCTGGATGCTGGCCATGGGGCATTGA
- a CDS encoding heavy-metal-associated domain-containing protein, giving the protein MQGFRVETMGCGGCARSVTRAVLAIEPNARIEVDLGGKTVTVSGADGPADRIARAIAQAGFPAEPLPATPVRHRTIQGE; this is encoded by the coding sequence ATGCAGGGGTTCAGGGTCGAGACGATGGGCTGCGGCGGCTGCGCCAGGTCGGTGACCCGCGCCGTCCTCGCCATCGAGCCGAACGCCCGGATCGAGGTCGATCTCGGGGGCAAGACCGTGACCGTGTCGGGCGCCGACGGCCCGGCGGACCGGATCGCCCGGGCGATCGCGCAAGCCGGCTTCCCCGCCGAACCGCTGCCCGCAACGCCGGTTCGCCATCGCACTATCCAAGGAGAATGA
- a CDS encoding NADH-quinone oxidoreductase subunit L, protein MPVFNLPLLAPAAFIACAVFCFLRPGRRPRLVLPVAEGTALAALAVAAAALAVLVASGPGAGPALGLSGIGLSVRLDAVSVTMLLLVAFIGWVVVRYAARYLDGEERQGAFTGWLSLTLAAVLLLVTAGTLAQLVVAWIATSLALHRLLLFYPERPGARRAARKKFITARLGDAALVAAAILLAAAYGTGDIGRILLAARAGEGGGPAVAAAGLLALAALLKSAQFPTHGWLTEVMETPTPVSALLHAGIVNAGGFLLIRFADVLLLAPGVLAVLVIVGGLTALLGGLVMLTQPSVKTSLAWSTVAQMGFMTFECGLALFPLALLHIVAHSLYKAHAFLASGGAVAAVAATRRPGPVAVPGAGAIARAFLAALVIFLLAGLGFGLVHKSPQALALGAILILGVAYMLAQGFADAAPRALMARAAAYAVAASVSYFALQSLAIRLTAGVLPPTPAPGPLEWALIVLALLSFGFVAVLQAMFPLWAHHPAAAGLRVHLANGLYANAALDRLIGGWSARHAA, encoded by the coding sequence GTGCCCGTCTTCAACCTGCCGCTGCTCGCGCCGGCGGCGTTCATCGCCTGCGCCGTCTTCTGTTTCCTACGTCCCGGGCGTCGCCCGAGGCTCGTCCTTCCGGTCGCGGAGGGAACGGCGCTCGCGGCCCTCGCGGTCGCGGCCGCCGCCCTGGCCGTGCTCGTGGCGTCGGGTCCGGGCGCCGGCCCGGCCCTGGGCCTTTCCGGCATCGGCCTCTCGGTCAGGCTGGATGCGGTGAGCGTCACCATGCTCCTGCTGGTCGCCTTCATCGGCTGGGTCGTGGTGCGCTACGCCGCGCGATACCTCGACGGCGAGGAGCGTCAGGGCGCCTTCACCGGCTGGCTTAGCCTCACGCTCGCCGCGGTGCTGCTGCTCGTCACGGCGGGCACGCTCGCGCAGCTGGTCGTCGCCTGGATCGCCACCAGCCTGGCCCTGCACCGGCTCCTGCTGTTCTACCCCGAGCGGCCGGGGGCGCGGCGCGCGGCGCGCAAGAAGTTCATCACGGCGCGCCTCGGCGACGCGGCGCTCGTCGCCGCAGCAATCCTCCTGGCCGCGGCCTACGGCACGGGCGACATCGGCCGGATCCTGCTCGCGGCCCGCGCCGGAGAGGGCGGCGGGCCCGCCGTCGCGGCGGCCGGCCTGCTCGCCCTCGCCGCCCTGCTCAAGTCGGCCCAGTTCCCCACCCATGGCTGGCTGACCGAGGTGATGGAGACGCCCACCCCCGTCTCGGCGCTGCTCCATGCCGGCATCGTCAACGCGGGCGGGTTCCTGCTGATCCGCTTCGCGGACGTGCTCCTCCTCGCCCCCGGCGTGCTCGCGGTCCTGGTGATCGTCGGCGGTCTCACGGCCCTGCTCGGCGGCCTCGTGATGCTGACGCAGCCGTCGGTGAAGACCTCGCTCGCATGGTCGACCGTCGCCCAGATGGGGTTCATGACCTTCGAATGCGGGCTCGCCCTGTTCCCGCTCGCGCTCCTGCACATCGTGGCGCATTCGCTCTACAAGGCCCACGCCTTCCTGGCCTCGGGCGGCGCCGTCGCGGCGGTCGCGGCGACCCGCCGGCCGGGGCCGGTGGCGGTCCCGGGCGCGGGCGCCATCGCGCGCGCCTTCCTGGCGGCCCTCGTGATCTTCCTCCTCGCCGGCCTCGGCTTCGGCCTGGTGCACAAGTCGCCCCAGGCGCTCGCGCTCGGTGCCATCCTGATCCTCGGCGTCGCCTACATGCTGGCGCAGGGCTTCGCCGACGCCGCGCCCCGGGCGCTGATGGCGCGGGCCGCCGCCTACGCGGTCGCCGCCTCGGTGAGCTACTTCGCCCTGCAATCCCTCGCGATCCGCCTCACGGCGGGCGTGCTGCCGCCGACGCCCGCACCGGGGCCGCTGGAATGGGCGCTGATCGTGCTGGCGCTCCTCAGCTTCGGGTTCGTCGCGGTCCTGCAGGCGATGTTCCCGCTCTGGGCCCACCACCCCGCCGCCGCCGGCCTGCGGGTGCACCTCGCCAACGGACTCTACGCCAATGCCGCCCTCGATCGGCTGATCGGCGGCTGGTCCGCCCGTCACGCCGCCTGA
- a CDS encoding YbcC family protein, giving the protein MIEIVHSLPTAHDTVRAAADAAGRLIPPLWPLASSVAVNPFLGHSGEPLWAAGARLARASGAAVTMPRDWYRDRAASGLLTDADLRDALADAPAASRPAGLDALKAAMRAEAPPAPAVPTLASLCAEASGIDWPGLVTDRITAWAVGHFDEGQALWAAQLGGSALALWRAWAVHDLTPEIAGLSGFARHVSEVPDGTLPALARAVARLGLGAEALESYFHQVLLSLGGWAQVARYRLWQAELSGTTDGTLRDLLAIRVIFDEALLARYGEAVAERWAACAAAHAAPAQATPDLVVDAILQEAVERASQRALAATLAATAPQGRTGRPVLQAAFCIDVRSEVFRRALESLDPGIRTLGFAGFFGLPLSHRRFASDVAERRLPVLLEPALQTCAGGHEAAVEDRSARVAARAGRAWGRFRQAAVSSFAFVEAAGPLYLGKLVGASLGLGRAAAANDPAPRLDPGLDPASRVALAARILRAMSLTEGFAPVVLLAGHGANVVNNPHASALHCGACGGYSGEVNARLLAQLLNDPQVRAGLGERGIAVPPDTVFLAALHDTTTDAVTLYADDLPEAARPRDLERIRGWLAAAGALARGERALRLPGARDGDSLARRSRDWAETRPEWGLAGCSAFIAAPRHRTAGRALDGRAFLHDYDWRQDDGFGVLELILTAPVVVASWISLQYYGSTVAPALFGSGNKLLHNVTGGIGVLEGNGGALRAGLPRQSVHDGEAYAHEPLRLSVCLEAPREAITEVLRRHAGVRALFDNRWLHLFALDESGRIAWRYAGDLRWVGTTAPAGAAPDVDLKAAV; this is encoded by the coding sequence ATGATCGAGATCGTCCACTCCCTTCCGACCGCGCACGACACCGTCAGGGCCGCCGCCGACGCGGCGGGCCGGCTGATCCCGCCCCTGTGGCCGCTCGCCTCCAGCGTCGCGGTCAACCCCTTCCTCGGGCATTCCGGCGAGCCGCTTTGGGCCGCGGGCGCACGTCTCGCCCGGGCGAGCGGCGCGGCGGTGACGATGCCCCGCGACTGGTACCGCGACAGGGCCGCCTCGGGGCTCCTCACCGACGCGGATCTGCGGGACGCCCTGGCGGACGCGCCTGCGGCCTCGCGCCCGGCCGGCCTCGACGCCCTCAAGGCGGCGATGCGGGCCGAGGCCCCGCCCGCCCCGGCCGTTCCGACCCTCGCCTCCCTCTGCGCCGAGGCGTCGGGGATCGACTGGCCGGGCCTGGTCACCGACCGGATCACGGCCTGGGCGGTCGGCCACTTCGACGAGGGGCAGGCCCTGTGGGCGGCGCAGCTCGGCGGGAGCGCGCTCGCGCTCTGGCGCGCCTGGGCCGTCCACGACCTCACCCCGGAGATCGCCGGCCTGAGCGGCTTCGCGCGGCACGTGTCGGAGGTGCCGGACGGGACGCTGCCGGCCCTGGCCCGCGCGGTCGCGCGGCTCGGCCTCGGCGCGGAGGCCCTGGAGAGCTACTTCCACCAGGTGCTGCTGTCCCTCGGCGGCTGGGCCCAGGTCGCCCGCTACCGGCTGTGGCAGGCGGAGCTGTCCGGAACCACCGACGGGACGCTGCGGGACCTCCTCGCCATCCGGGTGATCTTCGACGAGGCCCTGCTCGCCCGCTACGGAGAGGCGGTCGCGGAGCGCTGGGCGGCCTGCGCGGCCGCCCACGCCGCGCCCGCGCAAGCGACGCCCGACCTCGTCGTCGACGCCATCCTGCAGGAGGCCGTGGAGCGCGCGAGCCAGCGCGCCCTCGCCGCGACGCTCGCCGCGACCGCGCCGCAGGGCCGGACCGGCCGCCCGGTGCTGCAGGCCGCCTTCTGCATCGACGTGCGGTCGGAGGTCTTCCGCCGCGCCCTCGAATCCCTCGATCCCGGCATCCGCACCCTCGGCTTCGCGGGCTTCTTCGGCCTGCCCCTGTCGCATCGGCGCTTCGCCTCCGACGTCGCGGAGCGTCGCCTGCCCGTCCTCCTCGAGCCGGCGCTGCAGACCTGCGCGGGCGGCCACGAGGCCGCGGTCGAGGATCGGTCCGCCCGGGTCGCGGCGCGCGCGGGCCGGGCCTGGGGCCGCTTCCGGCAGGCCGCGGTCTCGTCCTTCGCCTTCGTGGAGGCGGCGGGCCCCCTCTATCTCGGCAAGCTCGTCGGCGCCTCGCTCGGCCTCGGTCGAGCGGCGGCGGCGAACGACCCCGCCCCGCGCCTCGATCCGGGGCTCGATCCCGCCTCGCGGGTCGCGCTCGCCGCGCGCATCCTGCGCGCGATGTCGCTGACGGAAGGGTTCGCCCCGGTCGTGCTGCTGGCCGGGCACGGGGCGAACGTGGTCAACAACCCTCACGCCAGCGCGCTGCATTGCGGCGCCTGCGGCGGCTATTCGGGCGAGGTGAACGCGCGCCTGCTGGCGCAACTGCTCAACGACCCGCAGGTGAGGGCCGGCCTCGGGGAGCGAGGCATCGCGGTCCCGCCGGACACGGTGTTCCTCGCCGCCCTCCACGACACCACGACGGACGCGGTCACGCTCTACGCGGACGATCTCCCGGAGGCGGCGCGCCCGCGGGACCTGGAGCGGATCCGGGGCTGGCTCGCGGCCGCCGGCGCCCTGGCCCGCGGGGAACGGGCGCTCCGCCTGCCGGGGGCGCGGGACGGCGACAGCCTCGCGCGCCGCAGCCGCGACTGGGCCGAGACCCGCCCCGAATGGGGGCTGGCCGGGTGCAGCGCCTTCATCGCCGCGCCGCGCCACCGCACGGCGGGCCGGGCGCTCGACGGGCGCGCCTTCCTGCACGATTACGACTGGCGGCAGGACGATGGGTTCGGCGTGCTGGAGCTGATCCTGACCGCCCCGGTCGTCGTGGCGAGCTGGATCAGCCTGCAATATTACGGCTCGACCGTCGCGCCCGCGCTGTTCGGCAGCGGCAACAAGCTCCTGCACAACGTGACGGGCGGCATCGGGGTGCTGGAGGGCAATGGCGGAGCGCTGCGGGCCGGCCTGCCCCGGCAATCGGTGCATGACGGCGAGGCCTACGCCCACGAGCCCCTGCGGCTGTCGGTCTGCCTCGAGGCGCCGCGCGAGGCGATCACGGAGGTGCTGCGGCGTCACGCCGGGGTGCGCGCCCTGTTCGACAACCGCTGGCTGCACCTGTTCGCCCTGGACGAGAGCGGCCGGATCGCGTGGCGCTACGCGGGCGACCTGCGGTGGGTCGGCACGACGGCGCCGGCCGGCGCCGCCCCGGACGTGGACCTGAAGGCCGCCGTCTGA